A stretch of the Acidobacteriota bacterium genome encodes the following:
- a CDS encoding ABC transporter ATP-binding protein, producing the protein MVTLRLEGIAKDFSDGRQIRRVLFPTDLTLLSGKLMVVSGPSGSGKTTLLSIMGLVLRPSEGRLFLNDQNITSLSDNQSADIRLRNYGFVFQQPMLIEGLSVMDNILLAMAVQGGRPPATARAKARGLLKNLGLDDVGHFQPRLLSGGMKQRASIARALVKDPAVLLCDEPTSALDAESGQGVMGVLKRIAIEEQRIVAVVSHDARVFPYADRLIKIENGRVVSDTMEHYVRQ; encoded by the coding sequence ATGGTGACGTTGCGATTGGAGGGGATCGCGAAGGATTTTTCGGACGGGCGTCAGATCCGCCGGGTGCTGTTCCCGACGGATTTGACGCTGTTGTCGGGGAAACTGATGGTTGTCTCCGGCCCTTCGGGCAGCGGCAAAACCACGCTGCTTTCCATCATGGGGCTTGTGCTCCGACCGTCCGAAGGCCGGCTGTTTCTCAACGATCAAAACATCACGAGCCTGTCCGACAACCAGTCGGCGGATATCCGTTTGCGGAACTATGGTTTTGTGTTTCAGCAGCCGATGCTGATCGAAGGTCTCAGCGTGATGGACAATATCTTGTTGGCCATGGCGGTGCAGGGTGGACGTCCGCCGGCAACCGCGCGGGCGAAGGCCCGCGGTCTCCTGAAGAACCTCGGTCTCGATGACGTGGGCCATTTTCAACCGCGCTTGCTGTCCGGTGGAATGAAACAGCGGGCCTCCATCGCTCGGGCCCTGGTCAAGGACCCGGCTGTTCTGCTGTGCGATGAACCGACATCGGCACTCGATGCCGAGAGCGGACAAGGGGTGATGGGCGTTCTCAAGCGCATCGCCATCGAGGAGCAGCGGATCGTCGCCGTGGTCTCGCATGACGCCCGGGTGTTCCCCTACGCCGACCGCCTCATCAAAATCGAGAATGGCCGTGTGGTCTCAGATACGATGGAACATTATGTCAGACAATAG
- a CDS encoding biotin/lipoyl-binding protein, translating to MKLPKWIIWLIFVIVVIAGSYYTVVSLRRAAAPPEPAKTPSLDNAPVRLYGRVEPLHREVFLGPLQPRRVTKILVKEGMEVHPGQVLVELDSDVEQQAAQLARLRVLELESQLDRLLDELRREVPLTEIRPGEMQNALQVLVLRVRELESRLDLVLDELKRKEPLSQIGAVSEQDFSQKILEAKSIRSQIATATAEAELDFQQKQLQAESIRRQIATAKAEVELKRRELDKLTLVSPIEGMVYKLDVRIGELLTAQDYARIVLGERRKQIRMYVESYWFGKIRQGDRFQIRDGETLERIGEGTVTEVSQYVGVRDFRTEDSMERLDTKYAQAILSVDNSTDIPLGKLVLCDRTLSGQ from the coding sequence ATGAAATTGCCGAAATGGATCATTTGGTTGATCTTCGTAATTGTGGTGATCGCCGGATCCTACTACACGGTTGTATCCCTCCGCCGGGCGGCGGCGCCGCCGGAGCCGGCCAAAACACCTTCGCTGGACAACGCCCCGGTCCGGCTGTATGGCCGCGTGGAACCCCTGCACCGGGAGGTGTTCCTCGGGCCGCTGCAACCCCGCCGCGTGACGAAGATCCTGGTCAAAGAGGGAATGGAAGTCCATCCGGGGCAGGTGCTGGTGGAGTTGGATTCGGATGTGGAGCAACAGGCGGCCCAGCTTGCCCGCTTGCGGGTCCTGGAATTGGAATCCCAACTGGACAGGCTCCTTGACGAACTCAGGCGCGAGGTTCCGCTGACCGAGATCCGCCCCGGTGAAATGCAGAACGCCCTGCAGGTTTTGGTACTGCGGGTTCGGGAGCTGGAATCCCGGCTGGATCTCGTTCTGGATGAGCTGAAACGCAAGGAGCCGTTGTCCCAAATCGGAGCGGTGTCGGAGCAGGATTTCAGCCAGAAGATTCTGGAAGCGAAAAGCATCCGCAGCCAGATCGCCACCGCGACAGCGGAAGCGGAATTGGATTTCCAGCAGAAACAGTTGCAGGCCGAAAGCATCCGCCGGCAGATCGCCACTGCCAAAGCCGAAGTGGAATTGAAACGCCGTGAGCTGGACAAGCTGACTCTGGTTTCACCCATCGAAGGGATGGTGTACAAACTGGACGTTCGCATCGGCGAGCTGCTGACCGCCCAGGATTACGCCCGCATCGTGCTGGGCGAAAGGCGGAAACAGATCCGGATGTATGTCGAGAGCTACTGGTTTGGCAAGATCCGCCAGGGGGATCGGTTTCAGATTCGAGATGGCGAAACTCTGGAACGGATCGGCGAGGGAACCGTCACCGAGGTTTCCCAGTATGTGGGCGTCCGGGATTTTCGGACGGAGGATTCCATGGAACGCCTGGATACAAAATACGCGCAGGCGATTCTGAGCGTGGACAACAGCACGGACATCCCTCTCGGCAAACTGGTGCTGTGCGATCGCACACTTTCGGGACAATGA
- a CDS encoding FtsX-like permease family protein, translating into MRSLTALRMVIHDRSSTAGSLLGVVAIVFLVGQQLSILFGLLNYMSVLVDHSGADAWIMSRNARNADAGFLISDRYIDRIIGLPEVAWAEPVLIGNGLFRTTDGSYESVRVVGSRRPRFAGGPWRFAQSNEDALLDLESVTVDRLDLDKLGNPGLEEITEIGERRVRVRAVTEGARGFQGTLVFASIEKVREIARTPAGMASVILVRFVDGSNAAATLAKLRTIMSFASVYSTAELAHRTRLYYFTNTGIGGSFGFSTVIAVLIGVVIISLTMYTSVLGRTQDFAVMRAIGGRKWDIAVVVFVEALIITGVGLFAGFLMLAALLNTTGNSSIPSYLPGVVPPVLAAGTLIVSLLGSAIALRTALKADPAAVFH; encoded by the coding sequence ATGCGTAGTCTGACCGCTCTGCGGATGGTCATCCACGATCGGTCGTCCACGGCGGGTTCGCTTCTCGGCGTGGTGGCCATCGTGTTTTTGGTCGGGCAGCAGCTGTCCATTCTGTTCGGGCTGTTGAATTACATGTCCGTTCTGGTGGATCACAGCGGCGCGGACGCATGGATCATGAGCCGGAACGCGCGCAATGCCGATGCCGGGTTTTTAATCTCGGATCGCTACATCGATCGGATCATCGGATTGCCGGAAGTCGCCTGGGCCGAGCCGGTCCTGATCGGGAACGGGCTGTTCCGAACCACGGATGGTTCGTATGAGTCGGTTCGGGTGGTGGGCAGCCGCCGGCCGCGATTTGCAGGCGGGCCGTGGCGATTCGCCCAGTCGAATGAGGATGCGTTGCTGGACCTGGAATCCGTCACCGTGGACCGCCTGGATCTGGACAAGCTGGGCAATCCGGGTCTCGAGGAGATAACGGAAATCGGCGAACGCCGCGTCCGCGTGCGGGCGGTCACGGAGGGAGCCCGGGGCTTTCAGGGGACACTGGTCTTTGCCTCCATCGAGAAAGTCAGGGAAATCGCCCGCACGCCGGCGGGGATGGCCTCCGTCATTCTGGTGCGCTTCGTCGACGGTTCCAACGCTGCGGCCACACTGGCCAAGTTGCGGACGATCATGTCGTTCGCGAGCGTGTACAGCACCGCTGAACTCGCGCACCGGACCCGGCTGTATTATTTTACCAACACCGGTATCGGCGGCAGCTTCGGCTTCTCCACGGTGATCGCGGTCCTGATCGGCGTGGTGATCATTTCCCTGACCATGTACACCAGTGTGCTGGGCCGAACGCAGGATTTCGCGGTGATGCGCGCCATCGGCGGCCGCAAATGGGACATCGCCGTGGTGGTGTTCGTCGAGGCGCTCATCATCACCGGTGTCGGTCTGTTCGCCGGTTTCCTGATGCTGGCCGCTTTGCTCAACACCACCGGAAATTCCTCCATCCCCAGCTATCTGCCCGGTGTTGTGCCGCCCGTCCTGGCGGCGGGGACCTTGATCGTCAGCCTGCTGGGTTCCGCCATCGCTCTGCGCACGGCGCTCAAGGCCGATCCGGCGGCGGTATTCCACTGA